From Burkholderia sp. WP9, a single genomic window includes:
- a CDS encoding MetQ/NlpA family lipoprotein: MLLLAASLVQHVQAAASQVIKVGVSRGAHAEIMDEVRRVAGSRGLTLDVVVFDQPERIDAALAAKQIDVASFEDEPRFDAERKQHGYALTSVATTVTFPVALYSRKLTNLGQLQRGATIAIPDDREGTARALILLQNFTLLTFRDNASLHATLADITSNRLNLRIRQVPRARLFGTLNSVAFAVIDSDDAARAGLYPARDSLGLEDARSPYANVLTVREADRAQPWVAQLVAVYHSNDVAHFILTRYQDSVRRPW; this comes from the coding sequence ATGCTGCTGTTGGCTGCTTCGTTGGTTCAGCACGTACAGGCTGCCGCGTCGCAAGTCATCAAGGTCGGTGTCAGCCGAGGTGCGCACGCTGAGATCATGGACGAAGTGCGCCGTGTCGCGGGCAGCCGCGGACTCACGCTCGACGTGGTCGTATTCGACCAGCCCGAGCGCATCGACGCCGCGCTCGCCGCGAAGCAGATCGATGTGGCGAGTTTCGAAGACGAGCCGCGCTTCGACGCAGAGCGCAAACAGCACGGCTATGCGCTGACCAGTGTCGCCACCACCGTGACGTTTCCCGTCGCCCTGTATTCGCGCAAACTGACGAACCTCGGCCAATTGCAACGAGGTGCGACGATTGCCATTCCCGACGACCGGGAAGGCACCGCGCGCGCGTTGATCCTGCTGCAGAACTTCACGCTGCTGACGTTCAGGGACAACGCCAGTCTGCACGCGACACTCGCCGACATCACGAGCAACCGGCTGAATCTGCGGATCCGCCAGGTGCCGCGCGCGCGTCTGTTCGGCACATTGAACAGCGTAGCCTTTGCCGTAATCGATAGCGATGACGCGGCTCGCGCGGGCCTTTATCCGGCGCGCGACAGCCTCGGTCTCGAAGATGCCCGTTCGCCCTACGCCAATGTGTTGACAGTACGCGAAGCCGATCGCGCGCAGCCTTGGGTCGCGCAACTGGTGGCTGTTTACCATTCGAACGACGTCGCGCATTTCA